CGAAATAGCCAATTACATACTTTTTGAGGGCTTGCATTTCTCCAAATTCGATACCGTGTTTCAGGTGGTATGCAATGAGTTTGATACCATAATGGCAGACGAGGAACTGCGACCGTTCGCCCTTAAAATGTTTTCTGTTTGCGAGCCTGTTTTCTCCGGCTATGAACTGACCTATGATTTCGCATACGGTTTTGAGTTTGACCTGCTCTATACCGAAATAACCGGAACCATCGCAATATGGATAGAGGAAAATGGGCTTCAGTAAAAAGCAACATCTCCAACAGAACAT
The genomic region above belongs to Chitinophaga sp. 180180018-3 and contains:
- a CDS encoding DUF1896 domain-containing protein, producing MDTQQKDLSYFRLRLQELLNTSFPEKANDQKFIEQRSSWATNAYEGAFSSGNAIEQCNEIANYILFEGLHFSKFDTVFQVVCNEFDTIMADEELRPFALKMFSVCEPVFSGYELTYDFAYGFEFDLLYTEITGTIAIWIEENGLQ